In the genome of Quercus robur chromosome 3, dhQueRobu3.1, whole genome shotgun sequence, one region contains:
- the LOC126718436 gene encoding cysteine-rich receptor-like protein kinase 3 isoform X8, producing the protein MSNSLFLLIQFLCLFVNPCLSDPRATEAALICTNKTSPMPQRQTFVSNFLAAMETVTPLIATQRSAAVVNGTGNTTVYAFGECMKDLTNIDCDLCFAQCKTQLLRCLPFQRATRGGRLFYDGCYLRYDDYYFFNEALSVQDKTVCGAQEFVGNGSVFSANVNQLVMNLSVEAPKFDGFSVGFVTNENVTVYGLAQCWEFVNGTACEECLANAVSNISSCTPKQEGRVLNTGCYLRYSTEKFYYNSTQPVRNSNQGSKLAIALAATSSALALLLVIATVVFIVRKNVLKRRGEREQLGPLLATVNNSKLNYSYEVLEKATNYFHHSKKLGQGGSGSVYKGVLPDGKVVAIKRLFFNTRQWVDHFFNEVNLISDIHHKNLVKLLGCSIAGPESLLVYEYVPNQSLHDYFSAKRKFQLLKWEVRYKIILGTAEGLAYLHEELEMRIIHRDIKLSNILLEEDFTAKIADFGLARLFPEDKTHISTGIAGTLGYMAPEYVIRGILTEKADVYSFGVLVIEVVSGKRNNTFSQYSYSILQMVWNLYGIGRVCEAVDPALEGQFQEEEASRLLQIGLLCVQASAELRPSMSTVVKMLSDNHEIPQPTHPPFLNSSSAEISQSRPSRIYNSQPESYTHSLGRPSRTYNSQPESYTHSSGNNSTESGIEPR; encoded by the exons ATGTCTAATTCACTCTTCCTCTTAATCCAATTCTTATGTTTGTTTGTAAATCCTTGTCTTTCCGACCCAAGAGCCACAGAGGCTGCTCTCATATGCACCAACAAAACCTCCCCAATGCCACAGCGCCAAACCTTCGTAAGCAACTTCTTGGCGGCCATGGAAACAGTGACCCCTTTGATTGCCACACAAAGATCCGCAGCTGTTGTGAACGGGACTGGTAATACCACAGTTTATGCTTTTGGTGAGTGCATGAAAGATCTAACTAATATAGACTGTGATCTTTGCTTTGCTCAGTGCAAGACTCAGCTCCTCAGGTGTTTACCATTTCAAAGAGCCACTCGTGGTGGCAGGCTTTTCTATGATGGGTGTTATCTAAGGTACGATGATTACTATTTCTTCAATGAGGCTTTGAGTGTGCAAGACAAGACCGTGTGTGGAGCCCAAGAGTTTGTTGGAAATGGTTCTGTTTTTAGCGCTAATGTTAATCAGTTGGTGATGAATCTAAGCGTGGAAGCACCTAAGTTTGATGGGTTTTCTGTGGGGTTTGTGACCAACGAAAATGTCACGGTTTATGGATTGGCTCAGTGTTGGGAATTTGTGAATGGTACTGCTTGTGAGGAATGCTTGGCCAATGCGGTTTCTAACATTAGTTCATGTACTCCAAAACAAGAAGGAAGGGTCTTGAACACTGGTTGCTATTTGAGGTATTCAACAGAAAAGTTCTATTATAATTCGACTCAGCCTGTTAGAAACAGTAATCAAG GAAGCAAGTTAGCTATAGCTTTGGCTGCAACATCATCTGCTTTGGCTCTTTTGCTGGTTATTGCAACAGTTGTCTTCATTGTGAGGAAGAATGTACTAAAGAGGAGGGGAG AGAGAGAGCAACTAGGCCCTTTGTTGGCCACTGTGAACAACTCCAAACTCAATTATTCGTACGAAGTTCTTGAAAAGGCCACAAATTACTTTCACCATTCCAAGAAACTGGGTCAGGGAGGATCTGGTTCTGTTTACAAG GGAGTTTTGCCAGATGGGAAGGTTGTTGCCATTAAGAGGCTTTTCTTCAATACCAGACAATGGGTGGATCATTTCTTCAATGAAGTCAATTTGATCAGTGACATCCATCACAAAAATCTTGTAAAGTTGTTGGGATGCAGTATTGCAGGCCCTGAAAGCCTTCTTGTTTATGAATATGTGCCTAATCAAAGCCTCCATGATTACTTTTCTG CGAAAAGGAAGTTTCAGCTGCTAAAATGGGAGGTGAGGTATAAGATCATATTAGGTACGGCTGAGGGCTTGGCCTATCTCCACGAGGAATTAGAAATGAGAATCATTCATAGAGACATTAAATTAAGCAATATACTGCTTGAAGAAGACTTCACAGCAAAGATTGCAGATTTTGGACTTGCTAGATTATTTCCAGAAGATAAGACACACATCAGCACTGGCATTGCTGGCACACT AGGTTACATGGCCCCAGAGTATGTTATTCGCGGCATATTGACTGAGAAAGCAGACGTTTACAGTTTTGGTGTTCTTGTAATTGAAGTTGTATCTGGAAAGAGGAACAATACCTTCTCTCAATATTCATATTCCATCCTACAAATG gTCTGGAACCTTTATGGGATAGGTAGGGTATGTGAAGCTGTTGATCCAGCCTTAGAGGGTCAGTTCCAAGAAGAGGAGGCATCTCGATTACTTCAAATTGGGCTACTATGTGTACAAGCCTCTGCAGAGCTGCGGCCATCAATGTCAACGGTAGTGAAAATGTTATCTGATAATCATGAAATTCCTCAGCCAACACATCCACCGTTTCTCAATTCCAGTAGTGCAGAAATCAGTCAATCTAGACCATCTAGAATATACAATTCTCAGCCTGAGTCCTACACTCACTCTTTAGGTAGACCATCTAGAACATACAATTCTCAACCTGAGTCCTACACTCACTCTTCAGGGAACAACTCAACAGAAAGTGGGATTGAGCCTAGATGA
- the LOC126718436 gene encoding cysteine-rich receptor-like protein kinase 3 isoform X13 has protein sequence MPQRQTFVSNFLAAMETVTPLIATQRSAAVVNGTGNTTVYAFGECMKDLTNIDCDLCFAQCKTQLLRCLPFQRATRGGRLFYDGCYLRYDDYYFFNEALSVQDKTVCGAQEFVGNGSVFSANVNQLVMNLSVEAPKFDGFSVGFVTNENVTVYGLAQCWEFVNGTACEECLANAVSNISSCTPKQEGRVLNTGCYLRYSTEKFYYNSTQPVRNSNQGSKLAIALAATSSALALLLVIATVVFIVRKNVLKRRGEREQLGPLLATVNNSKLNYSYEVLEKATNYFHHSKKLGQGGSGSVYKGVLPDGKVVAIKRLFFNTRQWVDHFFNEVNLISDIHHKNLVKLLGCSIAGPESLLVYEYVPNQSLHDYFSAKRKFQLLKWEVRYKIILGTAEGLAYLHEELEMRIIHRDIKLSNILLEEDFTAKIADFGLARLFPEDKTHISTGIAGTLGYMAPEYVIRGILTEKADVYSFGVLVIEVVSGKRNNTFSQYSYSILQMVWNLYGIGRVCEAVDPALEGQFQEEEASRLLQIGLLCVQASAELRPSMSTVVKMLSDNHEIPQPTHPPFLNSSSAEISQSRPSRIYNSQPESYTHSLGRPSRTYNSQPESYTHSSGNNSTESGIEPR, from the exons ATGCCACAGCGCCAAACCTTCGTAAGCAACTTCTTGGCGGCCATGGAAACAGTGACCCCTTTGATTGCCACACAAAGATCCGCAGCTGTTGTGAACGGGACTGGTAATACCACAGTTTATGCTTTTGGTGAGTGCATGAAAGATCTAACTAATATAGACTGTGATCTTTGCTTTGCTCAGTGCAAGACTCAGCTCCTCAGGTGTTTACCATTTCAAAGAGCCACTCGTGGTGGCAGGCTTTTCTATGATGGGTGTTATCTAAGGTACGATGATTACTATTTCTTCAATGAGGCTTTGAGTGTGCAAGACAAGACCGTGTGTGGAGCCCAAGAGTTTGTTGGAAATGGTTCTGTTTTTAGCGCTAATGTTAATCAGTTGGTGATGAATCTAAGCGTGGAAGCACCTAAGTTTGATGGGTTTTCTGTGGGGTTTGTGACCAACGAAAATGTCACGGTTTATGGATTGGCTCAGTGTTGGGAATTTGTGAATGGTACTGCTTGTGAGGAATGCTTGGCCAATGCGGTTTCTAACATTAGTTCATGTACTCCAAAACAAGAAGGAAGGGTCTTGAACACTGGTTGCTATTTGAGGTATTCAACAGAAAAGTTCTATTATAATTCGACTCAGCCTGTTAGAAACAGTAATCAAG GAAGCAAGTTAGCTATAGCTTTGGCTGCAACATCATCTGCTTTGGCTCTTTTGCTGGTTATTGCAACAGTTGTCTTCATTGTGAGGAAGAATGTACTAAAGAGGAGGGGAG AGAGAGAGCAACTAGGCCCTTTGTTGGCCACTGTGAACAACTCCAAACTCAATTATTCGTACGAAGTTCTTGAAAAGGCCACAAATTACTTTCACCATTCCAAGAAACTGGGTCAGGGAGGATCTGGTTCTGTTTACAAG GGAGTTTTGCCAGATGGGAAGGTTGTTGCCATTAAGAGGCTTTTCTTCAATACCAGACAATGGGTGGATCATTTCTTCAATGAAGTCAATTTGATCAGTGACATCCATCACAAAAATCTTGTAAAGTTGTTGGGATGCAGTATTGCAGGCCCTGAAAGCCTTCTTGTTTATGAATATGTGCCTAATCAAAGCCTCCATGATTACTTTTCTG CGAAAAGGAAGTTTCAGCTGCTAAAATGGGAGGTGAGGTATAAGATCATATTAGGTACGGCTGAGGGCTTGGCCTATCTCCACGAGGAATTAGAAATGAGAATCATTCATAGAGACATTAAATTAAGCAATATACTGCTTGAAGAAGACTTCACAGCAAAGATTGCAGATTTTGGACTTGCTAGATTATTTCCAGAAGATAAGACACACATCAGCACTGGCATTGCTGGCACACT AGGTTACATGGCCCCAGAGTATGTTATTCGCGGCATATTGACTGAGAAAGCAGACGTTTACAGTTTTGGTGTTCTTGTAATTGAAGTTGTATCTGGAAAGAGGAACAATACCTTCTCTCAATATTCATATTCCATCCTACAAATG gTCTGGAACCTTTATGGGATAGGTAGGGTATGTGAAGCTGTTGATCCAGCCTTAGAGGGTCAGTTCCAAGAAGAGGAGGCATCTCGATTACTTCAAATTGGGCTACTATGTGTACAAGCCTCTGCAGAGCTGCGGCCATCAATGTCAACGGTAGTGAAAATGTTATCTGATAATCATGAAATTCCTCAGCCAACACATCCACCGTTTCTCAATTCCAGTAGTGCAGAAATCAGTCAATCTAGACCATCTAGAATATACAATTCTCAGCCTGAGTCCTACACTCACTCTTTAGGTAGACCATCTAGAACATACAATTCTCAACCTGAGTCCTACACTCACTCTTCAGGGAACAACTCAACAGAAAGTGGGATTGAGCCTAGATGA